A stretch of Episyrphus balteatus chromosome 2, idEpiBalt1.1, whole genome shotgun sequence DNA encodes these proteins:
- the LOC129912593 gene encoding protein LLP homolog, with the protein MGRTNRSRKRRDEMNKVKKARNAAKELVRLKKTLGLLDADGNEIMKGAEEVATVKTAKELKREKIAKEYEEIEHEYEEERDKGENITVVNEKTGKKHTYNTKTMKDEHGSYPPWFKPKKTAKRIRKLEHSRKLRFRQAWTTINVPL; encoded by the exons atggGTCGAACAAATCGCTCACGTAAACGCCGCGATGAAATGAACAAAGTGAAGAAGGCTCGCAATGCTGCTAAAGAACTTGTTCGTCTAAAGAAAACTTTGGGTTTACTCGATGCTGATGGCAATGAAATCATGAAAGGTGCCGAAGAGGTGGCAACAGTCAAAACAGCCAAGGAACTCAAAAGG gaAAAAATTGCCAAAGAATATGAAGAAATTGAACATGAATACGAAGAAGAACGCGACAAAGGTGAAAACATCACAGTGGTGAATGAAAAAACTGGCAAGAAGCACACATACAACACAAAAACAATGAAAGACGAACACGGTTCCTATCCACCATGGTTCAAGCCGAAGAAGACTGCCAAGAGAATCCGTAAGTTAGAGCACTCACGTAAATTGCGCTTCCGTCAAGCATGGACAACAATTAATGTTCCCCTGTAA
- the LOC129912589 gene encoding syntaxin-17, whose amino-acid sequence MSVDQIENVEKIPLKRAEVSIRKFNDLAIPHHLGLLKNHKSNIEKCLALGDWTKIKKEEINAMRVIKQLKNLMLEMDILREKVCDDDREKFDEMMSVGKNKAMEGMREYLDLQLKSPTSTTKSDDNDENSPLQEDNDMLPQIQADFQLQEHQLIARQACLKEFENLQREVQDLHSMFQDVRVLVHDQAESVQVIADNAEEALENVQMGESHLQQALAYKKAMYPVMGALLGTCVGGPIGLLAGIKAGGLAAVGCGILGFTGGQVLNNNSAIAGGESEEKKDE is encoded by the exons ATGAGTGTCGACCAAATTGAAAACGTTGAAAAAATTCCTCTTAAACGAGCTGAAGTTTCAATACGCAAATTCAACGACCTCGCAATTCCACATCATCTCGGTCtgttaaaaaatcacaaatccAACATCGAAAAATGTCTCGCTTTGGGAGAttggacaaaaatcaaaaaggaaGAAATCAATGCGATGCGGGTGATTAAACAGCTGAAGAATTTGATGCTGGAAATGGATATCTTAAGGGAGAAAGTGTGCGATGATGATCGCGAAAAGTTTGACGAAATGATGTCAGTTGGAAAGAACAAAGCCATGGAAGGCATGAGGGAGTATTTGG ATCTCCAACTAAAAAGTCCCACAAGCACAACAAAATCCGACGACAACGATGAGAATTCTCCTCTACAAGAAGACAATGATATGTTGCCACAAATACAAGCTGATTTCCAGCTACAAGAACATCAACTAATAGCTCGACAAGCTTGCCTTaaggaatttgaaaatttacaaagAGAAGTCCAAGACCTGCACAGTATGTTCCAAGATGTACGAGTTCTCGTACACGACCAAGCGGAAAGTGTGCAAGTAATAGCGGACAATGCCGAGGAAGCTCTAGAGAATGTACAAATGGGAGAATCACATCTCCAGCAAGCTCTAGCTTACAAAAAGGCCATGTATCCAGTTATGGGAGCATTGTTGGGTACCTGTGTTGGTGGACCGATTGGTTTGTTGGCGGGTATAAAAGCCGGAGGACTAGCTGCTGTGGGTTGTGGTATTCTTGGATTCACCGGGGGACAGGTTCTCAATAATAATAGTGCCATCGCTGGAGGTGAgtcagaagagaaaaaagatgaatga